In Rhodopirellula sp. P2, the DNA window ATGTACTGCAAGCACTTTGACAGCAGCAAGGGCGTGATCTTGCGGGCGCGATTGCCAAGGTCATCGAGGTAGCTTTGCCGGCCAGCGATCAACAGTTCTTTGACGCCGTCGATCTGCAAGTTTTCGTCGTCTTCCAGTTCAGCTCGAGCACGTTCGTGCAGCGACGTGATGAAAGGCAACTCACCAAATAAAAACAGCAGCGTCTTGGAGTTGATGGTGTGCCGAGTCGGCGTGGAGACCTCTTCGTTTTCGATGTCATCGAAGGAGTGGCCTGGGTTGGTTCGGAGTTGTCGATGAGCGTCTCGAATCCAGGGCCAATGCAGGATGCTGGTGACCAGCAAAATCCGCTGGTAGCTCTTTTCGAGTTCGGTGAGCTGCGCGGCCATGTAGTGCATGCGGTCGCGAGTCAGCTCATCGCTCGGTGGCGGAATGCTCGGAAGGATCGCGGCGGCAAACTTTTCAATCGCCACGTGCCGGACCGCGTGCGGGTCGGGCATGACAGTTGAAAAGGGTTGGAAATGATTGGTTTCCAAATCGATGAAGTGCCGCGGCATGTGCTCGCCCATCGCGGCACGGATCGCCATGATCACGCTTTGGCAGGGATCGATCGGGACGTAGCTGGTGGGCAGAGGATCCGCGTCCTCGTCGTCAGCTGATTCGCCGTACTCTTCGGCCGTCAGATCCGGATTGAAGGGCAGGGGCGGTTCGAACGTCGTTTGCGCTGCCGGGTGCTGCAGCACGATCGATGGCCGCGGAAGTTCCAGGACCGCTTCTTCCACGGGTTGTTGGAAGGAGGGCGGCAGTGGGACGGCGAGGCAATCGAAGTGGTGTTCCAGCATGAACCGCCGCGTGAGCCACGCGAACTGGCCACTGCCATGGATGATGGGCAGCAACGTGACGCGATCGTTCAGGCGTAGCAGCTCGGGGACCGTGTCACTCATCGTTTATTCAACCAACCAAATTGGATTGAGGTTCGGCGGAGGAGGCAACGACTTCCGTCGCAGGTTGGCCCAGGTAGGTTTGGGCGGCTTCGGCAACAAGTTTGATTGTCACACCACGGTAGGCGTCGAGCAACTCGTCGAGCGACAGGTAGTCGCCACAGCACAGCCAGCGGCTGCCCAGGCCAAACAGACGATTGGACGGACGTTCGGATTGCATGATGCAACCGGCGACCGTTTTGTTGATGATCTGATCCAGCTCGGATTGCTCGACACCGTCACTGGCGACGCGGCCGAGAACTTCGTTCATCAAGCGAACATTGGCATCCATGTCCTCGGCGGCGCAGACCAAGTACGTGAACAAGGCACCGGTGTCAGTGAACTCTTGCGGCCAAAGCGTGGCGACTTCGGCGCGGCCGGTGTCGATCAGGTCCCAGAACAAACGGCTGCCACCGTCATCGCCGACGATCGATGTCAGCAACCGCATCGCGTATCGCAGTGGCGATTGCATCGAAGGGCCGTCACCCAAGGTCACCCGGTAACTTTGCGAGGCATCGGGAACACTCAAGTGCGGTGTCAGGTCGATGCCTTCGGGGGAAGTGTTGAGATCATCGCTGGCCAAAGCGGAGGGGGCAGGGCGGTCGAGCCAGTGCTGGGTCATCTTTTCGGCTTGTGCGACCAAACCGTCAAAATCAACGTTGCCGCTGGCGGCCAGCACAATGTTTTCGGGGCGATAGCGACGATTGAAATAGGCTCGCATCGATTCGACTTGCATCGATTCGATGGAGTGAGTCGTGCCAAGCACGCGCCGTCCCAACCCGCGAGGGCCGTAAGCACATTCCATCACCCGTTCGAAGGCTCCAAATGGAGGTTGGTCTTCGTACTTGGCGATTTCTTCCAGGATCACATTTCGCTCGGTCGCGAAATCGTCGGCGTCCAGCGACGGGCTGAGCATGTCGGTCAGCAAGTCGACCATGCGGTCTTGGTACTTGGGCAGCACGGACGAATAGTAGACCGTTTGTTCTTCGGAGGTGTAGGCGTTGGATTGGCCGCCCAGTTCATCCAGTTCGCGGTTCACATCGGAGGCTGAGCGACGAGCGGTCCCTTTGAACATCATGTGTTCGAGGAAGTGGCTGAGTCCCGATTCGATGTCGGTTTCGTCACGAGCACCGGCACGCACGAAGTAACCCACTGCGGCGGAGTAACCACGCAGGTCGATGTCGGCAACGATTCGCAACCCATTTGCTAGGGTCGTAGATTTGAGTTCGTTCATGCGAGCGGTTCGCCTCCTTGCAGGGCTTCCGGTCCGACGGTCACGATTCGGAATTGACGCGGACCGTGTTGGCGAAAATAGGATGCGACTTGGTCGAGTGAGATGGCTTCGATTTTGGCTTCGAGTTCTTCGGTTGGGATGACACGACCGAGTTGATATTGGTCAGATGCCAAGGAACTGGCTCGCGAACCAGCCGACTCTTGTTCCATGATCAGTCCGCTTTCAATGCGAACTTTCCAACGCGAGAGTTCTTCTTGTTCGAGATCGTCGGCCAAGTGTTGGATTTCGCGAAGGCTGACGTCAAGTGTTTCCTGGGCTCGGGCAGGGGTGGTGCCGGCGTAACCGAACACCGCGCCATGTTGGCCGATGGTGTGGGTGCTG includes these proteins:
- a CDS encoding M16 family metallopeptidase — protein: MNELKSTTLANGLRIVADIDLRGYSAAVGYFVRAGARDETDIESGLSHFLEHMMFKGTARRSASDVNRELDELGGQSNAYTSEEQTVYYSSVLPKYQDRMVDLLTDMLSPSLDADDFATERNVILEEIAKYEDQPPFGAFERVMECAYGPRGLGRRVLGTTHSIESMQVESMRAYFNRRYRPENIVLAASGNVDFDGLVAQAEKMTQHWLDRPAPSALASDDLNTSPEGIDLTPHLSVPDASQSYRVTLGDGPSMQSPLRYAMRLLTSIVGDDGGSRLFWDLIDTGRAEVATLWPQEFTDTGALFTYLVCAAEDMDANVRLMNEVLGRVASDGVEQSELDQIINKTVAGCIMQSERPSNRLFGLGSRWLCCGDYLSLDELLDAYRGVTIKLVAEAAQTYLGQPATEVVASSAEPQSNLVG